One Gadus chalcogrammus isolate NIFS_2021 chromosome 22, NIFS_Gcha_1.0, whole genome shotgun sequence genomic window carries:
- the hepacam2 gene encoding HEPACAM family member 2, which translates to MEGLSRTLCLTAVLLILTEVRPELVRVPLKVQHGVEGRSVLLAVETLFRLNESEVQGTWSHTRPSGARTTLVTFTKNSTITDMTRRDRLQFRGPNASLQLLTLRPSDEGVYRLDLNVEFHNRTGHFLNVEKTVHVTVDVPVSSPTIGMSPTYPVVEDRENVTWSCSVQIGTKVGFQWLRNNVVLRPGKRYWFSEDSSTLVVSPVRKEDKGEYSCLARNHVSQMLSRSMDLNVYYGPYNLAVNPAQGQGQGNMFYINPGELSYFDCKADSNPPNSYVWISKNANSSQVVMLGPRLKVRFYRPFQREEYLCRAFNNVTEKQDETQFTLWVTGSGTGKEKHSQVSSSVSPLAAITICSLFIIAFMVLFFLRRACHPKRVLMNIYNRPLTEQRRPHLSGHEDATEDFGIYEFVAVSGLMESTQASCRSLARLESMQDVQTTIYDVIRHVPETPGHTLLTVPSPTQAALRQ; encoded by the exons AGGTGCGCCCAGAGCTGGTCCGCGTCCCCCTGAAGGTCCAACACGGCGTGGAGGGACGGTCCGTCCTGCTGGCGGTGGAGACCCTCTTCCGGCTGAATGAGTCGGAGGTCCAGGGCACGTGGTCCCACACCAGGCCCAGCGGCGCCCGGACCACCCTGGTCACCTTCACCAAGAACTCCACCATCACGGACATGACGCGCCGCGACCGCCTGCAGTTCCGCGGGCCCAACGCCTCGCTGCAGCTCCTCACGCTGCGGCCGTCCGACGAGGGTGTCTATCGCCTGGACCTCAACGTCGAGTTCCACAACCGCACCGGCCACTTCCTCAATGTGGAGAAGACGGTGCATGTCACGGTGGACG TTCCTGTCTCTTCTCCCACCATCGGGATGAGTCCCACGTATCCCGTGGTGGAGGACAGGGAGAACGTCACCTGGTCCTGTTCGGTCCAGATCGGGACCAAGGTGGGGTTCCAGTGGCTGAGGAACAACGTGGTGCTGAGGCCCGGGAAGAGGTACTGGTTCTCGGAGGACAGCTCCACGCTGGTGGTCAGCCCTGTGAGGAAGGAGGACAAGGGGGAGTACAGCTGCCTGGCCAGGAACCACGTCAGCCAGATGCTCAGCCGGAGCATGGACCTCAACGTGTACT ACGGCCCCTACAACCTGGCGGTGAACCCGgcccagggccagggccagggcaatATGTTCTACATCAACCCCGGGGAGCTGTCGTACTTCGACTGCAAGGCCGACTCCAACCCGCCCAACAGCTACGTGTGGATCTCCAAGAACGCCAATAGCAGCCAGGTGGTGATGCTGGGGCCCCGGCTGAAGGTGCGCTTCTACCGCCCGTTCCAGCGCGAGGAGTACCTGTGCAGAGCCTTCAACAACGTGACGGAGAAGCAGGACGAGACGCAGTTCACCCTGTGGGTGACCGGTTCCGGGACAG GCAAAGAGAAGCACTCACAAGTCAGCAGCTCAGTATCGCCTCTGGCAGCCATTACTATCTGCTCGTTGTTCATCATCGCGTTTATGGTGTTGTTCTTTCTCAGGAGAGCGTGCCATCCCAAGAGAG TGCTAATGAACATTTACAACAG ACCACTAACGGAACAGAGGAGACCACATCTATCAG GTCATGAAGATGCAACAGAGGATTTCGGTATCTACGAGTTTGTCGCTGTTTCTGGGTTAATGGAATCCACACAG GCGTCTTGCAGATCTCTTGCCAGGCTCGAGTCAATGCAGGACGTGCAGACAACGATCTACGACGTCATCAGACACGTTCCCGAGACCCCCGGCCACACTTTGCTCACTGTGCCCTCCCCCACACAGGCAGCATTGAGACAGTAG